In the genome of Vicia villosa cultivar HV-30 ecotype Madison, WI linkage group LG7, Vvil1.0, whole genome shotgun sequence, one region contains:
- the LOC131616797 gene encoding chlorophyll(ide) b reductase NOL, chloroplastic-like, with the protein MALTSHSPQLSLSPFTRLTHFNNTTPSYTFITHTSPTVSSRQIIPNNKTLFSLSLTKPTPSFSVTASSSTNTQPMLPPYNVLITGSTKGIGFALAKEFLKAGDNVLVCSRSDERVETAVKCLREEFGEQHVWGTTCDVKNGEDVKKLVSFAKEKLKYIDIWINNAGSNAYSYKPLAEASDEDLIEVVTTNTLGLMICCREAIKMMVGQPRGGHIFNIDGAGSDGRPTPRFAAYGATKRSVVHLTKSLQAELQMQDVKNIMVHNLSPGMVTTDLLMSGANTKQAKFFINVLAEPAEVVAEYLVPNIRSIPTNRSMKPTYIRFLTGLKAYSQIFSRFAFGARRNRYIIED; encoded by the exons ATGGCTCTCACTTCCCATTCTCCCCAACTTTCCCTCTCTCCATTCACACGTCTAACCCATTTCAACAATACTACTCCTTCTTACACATTCATCACTCACACTTCCCCAACCGTTTCTTCCCGCCAAATTATTCCCAACAACAAAAccctcttctctctttctctcactaaACCAACTCCATCTTTCTCCGTAACGGCTTCTTCTTCTACCAACACACAACCCATGCTCCCCCCTTACAACGTCTTGATTACCGGCTCAACCAAAG GGATAGGGTTTGCTTTGGCAAAAGAGTTTCTGAAAGCAGGGGATAATGTCTTAGTTTGTTCAAGATCAG ATGAAAGGGTAGAGACTGCTGTCAAGTGCTTGAGAGAAGAATTTGGAGAGCAGCATGTGTGG GGCACTACATGCGATGTCAAAAATGGAGAGGATGTGAAGAAATTAGTTTCGTTTGCCAAAGAAAAACTGAAATACATTGATATTTGG ATCAATAATGCTGGATCAAATGCATATAGCTACAAGCCACTTGCTGAAGCATCGGACGAGGATCTTAT TGAGGTGGTTACAACAAACACACTTGGCTTGATGATATGCTGTCGAGAG GCAATAAAGATGATGGTGGGCCAACCTCGCGGAGGACATATTTTCAATATTGACGGAGCAGGTTCAGATGGAAGACCAACTCCCAG GTTTGCTGCATATGGAGCAACAAAGAGAAGCGTGGTTCATTTAACAAAGTCATTACAG GCCGAATTGCAGATGCAAGATGTTAAAAACATCATGGTTCACAATCTTTCG CCAGGAATGGTAACAACTGATCTTCTCATGTCTGGCGCCAATAcgaaacag gctaaattttttattaatgtcTTAGCTGAACCAGCCGAAGTG GTTGCAGAATACCTAGTTCCAAACATTAGATCTATCCCTACCAACAGATCAATGAAGCCGACATACATCCGGTTCCTCACGGGTTTGAAAGCCTATTCACAGATATTTTCA AGATTTGCATTTGGGGCAAGGAGGAACCGGTACATCATTGAAGATTGA